Below is a genomic region from Petrotoga miotherma DSM 10691.
TAACGGATTATTTAGAAACAATAAATTCAAATACAGAAGGGACTTTTGTAGAAAGACTAAATGGTGAAGAGTTTTTAACGAGTTATTCCAAGCTATCCAATGACTGGATTTTGTTTTTAAATTTACCCGAGAGTGAAATATACAGTGAGATAAATAGTTTAACGCTTCTTATAATCCTAATAACCGTTGTGGGAGTTGTTATAGCAATTGTAGTTGCCTACTTTGTTGGAAAAGGTATATCTAAACCAATAAAAGATTTTTCAAACGTATTATTGAAATTCGGAGAAGGAAATTTGGATGTAGAATTCGAAAGTAAATCCAAAGACGAAGTGGGCGAAATGGCTAAATCGTTTAATAAGATGCGAGATAACTTAAAAGAAACGATTGAAAGCATAAAAGATGTTTCTAACAGAGTTGAAACATCTTCAAAAGAATTAAAAGAAACCTCGCAAAAATTCAAAAATTCGGCAGAAGAAGTTCTCGACGAAGCAAAAAATATAGAGTTAATTTCGGAAGATAGTGCCTCCTCTGTTGAAGAGATCACATCCGGTATTGAAGAAATTGCCTCTTCAGCACAAAGTTTATCTTCCGCTGCACAAGAGTTATCCAATTCAGCCGAAATGACACAAAGCCAAGCTAATATAGGAATGGAAAGTATTCACAATATAGTAAAGAAAATAGAAGTTGGTGTAGAGCAATCCAAGGAAGCAGAAGAAAATGTTTCAAAACTTTTGGAAAAAGCAGAAAATATTGAAAATATTATTCAAACTATAAATTCCATAACCGAACAGACGAACCTGTTAGCGCTGAACGCAGCGATAGAAGCTGCAAGGGCTGGAGAAGCGGGAAGAGGATTCGCTGTTGTAGCAGATGAAATAAGAAAATTGGCAGAAGAAAGTGGTAAAGCAACGGACAAAATCGGCAACATTTTAGAGGACCTAAAAAAAGGTACAAACAATGTTAACGATGTAACCAATAAAACCGTAAATACTATTGCAGAAATAAATGATGAAGCCCTCAAGGTTCGAGAACAATTTGAAGGTATATTAGGTGAGATAAACGGGATGATTTCAGGGGTAGAAAACGTAACTGCTAGTTCGCAGGAGCAAAGTGCCAGTACGCAAGAGATGAGTTCTTCTATGGAAAGAATAGCTAGAACGGTAAATGAAACTAGCGAAAAAATTAAAGAAATTAAGATGTTGATGCAAAGTCAGTCTGAAAACGCTGGTTCACTTAATGAAAGAGCTCAAGAATTAGAAAAACTTTCTCAAAATCTCAACTCAGCCATTTCAAAATTCAAAATGAGTGTTGAATAAGATATCTTAGAAATAAATGTGGGCGGGAAGCGGAGCAAAGGGGTAAAGTCTCCTTTATCCTCATGGGTGGGAAGCGGGGCGAAGGAGCGATGTATACAAAGTTTTAGAGTTTCTAAAGGCTAAACAGAAAACAAGAGGGAGGAAATAAAATAAAGAAGTTATCAATTATCCTCAACTTTTTGATTTTAGTTACTTTATTCACCTTTGGAGAAACAACGATAAGGGTAAAAAGTCCTTTAGATGTTTATACTGAAATCTATGAAACTGTGCCTTTTTATCGATTTGTAAACTCTACAGAAGGAATAGGGCAAGATTATATCAAAAAATTACTTTCAACGACGTTAGAATCTACGAATACAAATATTCAGAATTTTTTAAATGCTCCGATGGTATTTTATTCAGATAAAAACTATACGGTCGGTGAATTATTTAATCCGAACTATTTTAACCTTCTATTTGACATGATCGTTAATTCGAAAAGTATTGGCATATACTCTGCCGAATACGAAGTTTTCGATGAAATCTTTACAAAGATCTTTGGTGCTAATAAAGTAAGCGATGACCTATACACCTTAGAAGAAAAAAATTTTGCTGTTCAAAAAAATAATGAGGGCATCTTTCTGAACATGGAACCGACAACCTATAATAATTCAAAGGGTTTAGTATCTGGCTCGCTGGAAAATATCTTAAATGAAAATAAACGTTGGGATTTTTACGTTACCGTTGAATCGAGAACCTTAAAGGCAACATTTGAGTCTAAAGATTATAGAGGTACCAAGAAAAATTTTGATTCGACACTTTTGGAAAACAAGAAATTGTTTGGAGAATTTTTGAATACACAAAAGTTGGACAAAACTAGTTTCAAAACGTATTCTGAAAAATTTTTAACCCCTTTGGACGAGGAAAGCATAAATGTTATAGGATTTATCGCCAATATTATCAAAGAAGAAGAGTTTATAGCCGTTAGTTCACAAAGCATAAGTAATAACGAACTAAACTTATTCTTTGAAGCATCAATTGATACTTCAAAGCTCAAAGAATTTGCAGAAGCACGAAATCTGGAAGAAGGAAAGATTGGAACTTATAATTATTATCTTTGGTCTAATCAAAGTGTAGAAAACCAAGTTTACCTTTATTTTGTAGAAGATGAATTCATATTTTCAAACGTTTTACCCGATAAGATGAACGTGTATTTGTCAGAAATATCCCGATTTAAAAACACAAAATATTATGGAGAAATTGAAAGAAAAGAAGGACTCGATAATCTATTAATCTTAGATATTTCAAATTACTTATCAAAGAATTTTTATGGTTCTTTAGATAGCTGGTTAATAAAAGAAGAATACGATAATGATGGGATGTATACAGTAGAAATAAAAATAAGATAAAAA
It encodes:
- a CDS encoding methyl-accepting chemotaxis protein; this encodes MKRISTKIILSSTLLVIAVVTVISIVTIFRSTSLLEEYSLSGVENLTASLASDLGSQISIIEIVVDNYSDSAFLGFDPFIASFSNAEVIKFLDRAKNVPKNFSQKIEGNSTSFIVFNPDMLRTKELYSLYYIEGEDKSLENEYIKLDETFNPENKKYQWFFEARDKGEGVWTDIYFDEYLQTNVITYSVPYFDPEDGTFVGIAGMSFPLEYFANLIQKELGYEKAYAYLVDDNFNVISHPLYESGKSIEDEITDYLETINSNTEGTFVERLNGEEFLTSYSKLSNDWILFLNLPESEIYSEINSLTLLIILITVVGVVIAIVVAYFVGKGISKPIKDFSNVLLKFGEGNLDVEFESKSKDEVGEMAKSFNKMRDNLKETIESIKDVSNRVETSSKELKETSQKFKNSAEEVLDEAKNIELISEDSASSVEEITSGIEEIASSAQSLSSAAQELSNSAEMTQSQANIGMESIHNIVKKIEVGVEQSKEAEENVSKLLEKAENIENIIQTINSITEQTNLLALNAAIEAARAGEAGRGFAVVADEIRKLAEESGKATDKIGNILEDLKKGTNNVNDVTNKTVNTIAEINDEALKVREQFEGILGEINGMISGVENVTASSQEQSASTQEMSSSMERIARTVNETSEKIKEIKMLMQSQSENAGSLNERAQELEKLSQNLNSAISKFKMSVE